One Carya illinoinensis cultivar Pawnee chromosome 5, C.illinoinensisPawnee_v1, whole genome shotgun sequence genomic window, ATGCACCTAAGAGGGTTGTCTTCCAGCATACATTCCTTACTGCAGGTACTGAAGttgccagttttttttttttttttaataggtaataagagattttattccaagtaaataggcatagcccaagtacatagaaagtatacaagagaatacacctaaatacaagccaAAACAAAATAGCACTAAAATAAGgcattacaaatattcatatcccTCACTAGATTGTTCTCAAATCCCTAAATTCCCCCATTGTACAATCTGCGAAacacctcccatttctctcaagccataaacaccaaaacaaacacgAAGGAATCATCCTCCATTCAGCTGTACTGCCTCTACATCCCACTGCACCTTGCCAGCTAGCCAAGAAATCCACCACATgaaaaggcatcacccaagcaatgcctaCCCTTGCAAATAACTCATTCCACAAGGCAGTCACCATTTCGCAATGAAGAAACAGGTGGTTAACAGATTTTCCATCTTTTACACGTGAAACGCCAATCCAACACATATAAACCCCTTTTCATCAGATTATCAGTAGTTAAAACTTTCTCCAGCGACACCAACCAGCAAAAAAATGCAACTTTACTGGGCACTCTAGCTTTCCAAATGCATTTTCAGGGATATGTTATATTACCATGACTATTTAACACCTTGTAATAGGATTTCACAGAGAATCTGGACTTGTTATCATGAACCCACTGCATCCTATCCTCCCTGATCTGATCAATCTTTGAATCATAGAGTTTTAGTTAGAAATCAGCAGCTTCACTCACTTCCCAGCCTTGTAAATCTCTATTAAATTTCACATTCCAATTCAACATGttgttagaaaataaatatgaatcgGCCACAGCAACTCCTTTGTTTTAGCAATCCTGAAAAGTCTGGGAAATGCTAATTTAAGAGCTAaatcaccacaccaaacatcatgccaaaagaaAAGATTAGTCCCAGATCCCACTTTGAAGTTAATGTTTTTGACAAAATCCCCCCATCCCAACCGAATGGACTTCCATAATCCCACCCCAAATACCCCTTCTATTTCATTAGTACACCAATTCCCCCATATCCTTCTTATTTAGCATCTACAATCTGTCTCCACAATGCAGTTCTCTCATTGTTGTACCTCCAAAGCCACTTCCCAAGGAGAGCTTTTTTAAAAAGCTTTAAATTCCGCACACCCAAACCTCCACAAGACACCGGAGTACATACCTTATTCCAACTCACCAAGTGATATTTAAGTCCCTCCCCAATACCAtcccataaaaaaattctaaaaatcctCTCAATTATGTTTACCACTTCTGCTAGaataggaaaaagagagaggtaaTAAGTGGGTAAATTAGACAAGGTGCTTTTAATCAATGTAACTCTGCCCCCTTTGCACAAATAAATCTTTTTCCAACCAGTTAGTCTCCTCTTgatcttctaaaaaaaatgaactagAAAACACATATTTTGTAAGTCTTCTTTTTGTTCTCAGAAAACGTTTTACAAACTATCTTCagaaacacttacaaaagttaaaaaagtatatatatatatatttttttataaaacactACAAAACATTATTTCATAACTTTTCAATATCTAACAAGTTAAATACTATTATATTTTGACCAGTATTACACCTACAGTTTATGATTGTTGAGTATTAGCATGCTGTTTCTAGTAGTGGTCCTCTTTTGGTTGtctaatctaaaaaaaatacgttTACTTCTGGGATTCACAGATGGAAATCAGGTTGTGGACTCTTCTTATGACTTTTCTGTAGTGGATTCCAATTCTTTAgcttttgttttcaaatatgCACCTGAAGTGGCAGATGAATTACACGTTAGTTCGGCGTTTTCTTTCGAAGCTGCAACATTGTCTCGCCGGGAGACTTGGATGGTATGTGACAATGAAGTTTCAAGCCATTGTTATGTTAAATACATGAATTAGATGGTTTTATATGCCTTCTAAAGGTATGGATATTGGCCTTTtccatttcaaactcatgatgTCCTTGTCAAATGGTAGTCCCCTCATCCCTGCACGAAAATCCatattcttttgtttctttaagaTCTGAGTAATATTAACATGCTGGTGGTCTTCagcaaaactctctctctctcacacacacacacacagcaaAGATATATACTAGGCTTGATAACCAATTGTTTTGTTGAAACAAATGGTGATGGCCACAACCATAAAACAAAAACACTGGACACAAATATGGAGCTTTGTCATCCCCCATTAAATTTGTGAAGCAAAGTGATGCAACATCTGAGGacatctcactctctctctctctcactttccgCAGGCACTATTTCCAGTTTCTTTTCTGTTCTCAAGGAGCTTGAAGTTCCCTACACTGAGTGATGGCATTCTGAAGCAGTATAAATGCTTCCCCCATTTGTCTGTTTATAAGCAACATATAATTTCTAGCAAAGGATCTCGAAGAGTTCACTTGGAACTTTCCTTAGGGTGAGTGGTTTGAAATGCACGTGTTATCCATGAAGTTACATTGGTCTGCATATGACAAACATTGACATGTGCATTTACAATTTCAAAGTTGTTAACACCTTTAGCGGCAGACATAGGCATAGTTTAATATTGATGTCATAAATATtcatactttttatatttttattatcaatgTAGATTTTCCTTTACTCAAATTACTTATTTCCAATATGTTGGACTTGTTTTCTGGAAGATTTCctgttatttgttttgaatgACTGCCCATTTGCCTCCCTGTAATTATGTTTCGTTAAGGTGTAACTTTATGCTTCTATGCACAGATGCTTATCCACACTCCATTTGTGTCTTCTGTAGTTCAGAATTCATGATGTTCTCTCATTATCTAGAAACCTTTATTGTAATACACAATTGGTGCATATGCTTGAATGCACCCAAAAACAAGGGAAGAATCAGAGCATGGTACAAGGTGCCTTCTATGAATTTGCTTCaggcaaagaaaaaagaagaagttcgGTATAACTTTGTTTTCACCGTGGTATTCTTGTTGCAGTAGTGTGAAATCCAcaacaaacacatatttgacATAGGGATGCTCATTGCAGTAGAGTGAAACCAATTCTTTTACATGATTATCATTACATAGTAACATGCTACTCTTACCGTCCCCTGATCTGCATGGGCATTAACACGGTAGCTTGCTTTACACAGATGGAACCGGTTCATCATTTGTTAAGAGATAGTTGAAAACTTAAATTTTCATCACATATTATGAACTATTTTATCTAGCTACAAGTTTGAACATCTTTAAGTATTATGTTCACGGCAGTTCCTTAGAGGAGGTTTGGGTTGCAGTCCTAAACATTACCGGTCCATTATCCAGTTGGTCATTTGCAGATAATGTTCTTCCAGGTATGAAAATTCTTTCCAATTCCAATTTGATGGCATATGGTATCTCCCTTTGTTGTATAGATTTTAACATCGTGAAACCGGTACAGCTCCCGAAACTTTAGACGGTGGTCCACCTTCACATATATGCAGACTTAGTGGAGCCAGCCATGAGAATTGGACCTTCTGGTTAGAGGTAAAGCCTGGTCACTATTGGTAGTAGTTTATGTTTTTGCCCCCGATATTTTTCTTGCAGCCGTTACCAAATCATGCACAACTTGGTGATTTTGGCAGGCTAGCAGTTCTGAAGATTTGAGAGTGGAAGTTGCTGTATTAGACCAGAAATTAGTTGGTGGGGCAAAGAAGTTGAAAAGCCTTTTTCCGGACTGGGTGGATGTTACTGCTTATTCTAGCTTTATTTCCAGTTATGTTTTTTAATCCCACACtggcagtttttatttttattttttccaaaaataccaAGAAATGGGCTTTGCCCTGTATTAGTTGGGAAATTAAATCTCGCATGAGAGATTAATAAAGTTAATCTCAGTCTTGAAAACATCCAAATGCTTCATTCTTCTCCATATTCTTCACAAACGTCTCCATTTTGCTCTACAGGACTGCATTTAGGGCTATAAACCAGTCGGTCTCGGTCCCAAAATGTGTGGACCGATGACATTCGGTCCGATTCCAAGGTCTATAAATCTTGGACCGGACTGGATCGAATGAACCgaaccctatatatatacatatattttttaaaatatttttaataattcatatattattttatatagtaagtatataagttgatgtaattttcatctaatttattgtcattgattatataaaatataaaataagatatattatcaattaataataaataataaattatgttataatttatgtcattatatgtaaatagttaaTATATCATACATTAGTACATATTCTACTATttacatttaattaaaataattaggtaactttttttaattacctaagttgcaagcaagtataaataatcttatttataatgaaattatttgatattcattaaacatatataaaatatataacattattaataattatgtatactaaaaaataaagtcTTAAGTTAGTAATAAGTAGTGATTAtgaacatcataaatataattatagtaaaatattatttttaatgagttagttatataatccacattaataattgacttaattttaatttaataattttaaaaaaatatattaatttatttatttaaaaaaaaataaaaataattgggtCAGACCAGACCAATAGTcctatgcattaattaattgacAAAGCATATTCCAAAGGTAAAATAAATTTGCTTTAGAGCATTAGTAGTGGCCTAGTCATTCTTTAATCAAAATTTAactagaaaatttattttttctaatttaactAGCCACtttttaataacacaaaataacaaattatttaaaatctatcattattattttaaattattgattttgatattttcatttattttaattataatgatagttgaaatctttatttgttattaaaaaagtacacattaatttttttatgtttatattagttcaacggatataattatttaacagttttttattttttatcggcAAACTTACAAACCCAACATTGCTCTTTTCGTCCCCTCCATAGCCCCAATATTTTTCTGGCACAAAATATTACATACGGAGAGTTTATCTTCAACAAGTAGAGCTAAGATGGTTGAGCATGCGAAATAAGATGGCTTCTTCCAAGaagaatatattaatatgaaaaaaatgatttggcTAGAGATTTGGACTAGCTACATTTAGCTAGTCTAGTCAAGAATTGTGAACGTTAAAATTACTGTAGATATGGCTAGCTTGATGTCAATAATGTGGATGTATTTTGAACAAGCTAACCAAATCTTAactagattttgtttttttctcgaGAAAAAGCTCTCAAAGACTCCATcaaatagtgaaaaaaaaaagggaaaataaacaCTACGCTTCCAATACATAAGCAGAAAGAACTCGACCCCATCTCCTTAATTATCATTACAtgttctaattaattaaatgggTCATTAGTTATAGCAGCAAATGAACTTGGGCTAATTTGTAAGGACTAGACTTAATTTTACCAAGGATCAAGAACGTGACATTAACCAAATATAAACACATGACTATCGTACCTTAAAATAATAGGATGTGATCAAAGATAATTGTGTATTTAATGTcatgattttaaaataataatttatattatttaaatagagATAATTATAAGAGAATGACAATGTCAGTCTTGGCTTAACAAAAGCTTAACtaaataattcaattcaaaagaaaaatgaatttcgtATTAATGTGTAAAATCATTTTTGTAAGAATACTGTATTGATGAAGTAATTCtctaaatataaataagaataatgCTAGTATATCTCCTCATTTTGAcagtttatttctttattttatatttatttttgtttactgattaagaaaatgactattagtatattaatattttttatgttttaaaaaatatttgaaattgaggAAGTATAGTAGACCAGAAATAAGTGTGTGATGTGAATTAAACTTTATTTGCGCAAAATTAAGCACACAACAGTTAAGGCCCATTGATACGTTTCCCCATTTTTTCTATTCGCTCAAATTTACTTTCTAGTCACAAAAATATATGGGCCTCAGTCTTAAAGCCCAGCCCAAACCAAGCTCAACGACGATTAGGGTTTCATAGGTCTTCACCCACTCCATTTGCTAACATCATTGGTCCACTTCTTCGCCTCTCTGCTGCTCGTTGTCCTCGTCCTTAGCTGCCGCAATGGTACTCAACATATTCTATCTTTCTCAAATTCAAAGAAGTAATGTTCTTCCCCTGATAATCTAAAATATCTGATTCTGTTTGGTTTCTCAGGTAAAGTACTCTAGAGAGCCCGACAACCCCACCAAGTGTAAGTACCATTTTCATCTTTACGTTCGCATTTtcggtttctttttttttttcctctcaatGTTTATCATTTCCCTTCTGATACTTCCATTTTATGTTTGGATTTTCTCCAGCATGCAAGGCCAGGGGCTCTGATCTTCGGGTTCATTTTAAGGTACGTACTAAGATCCGACGCTGTCTTGtcgttatatattatatatacagcttatgtgtgtgtttgtgtgtatatatttgtAAGTTCAAGTCTGTAGTTCTGTTGTGTTTTTTAAATGTTGGAATTGCAATTTTCGTGTGAGATACTAttgttctttttcctttgcagTTTCTTTGGTTGTAATACCCAATCAAAAAATGTCAGGGGCCCGTTATTATTGGGTGAACCTCTGTTAGTTGTTCGTCACTGAAGGTTCAGTAAATGATGGGATATTCACTATTCGGTCGTAGAAGCtttgtactttttttaaaaaaacttgaatACGAgtagcctcttttttttttttttgtcgtaAAGATTGAATTGTAAGACATGATGGGACGAGCGAAGCTGAGGTATGTTTACTTTAGGATGGCTCTCCTCTAGACACCAAGTTAGCTGGATTCTAGGAAGCACCAATACTCCGGAACTACTTATTAATGTTTGAATTGTATCCCATATCAATACGGCTTGGATATTGCCTGACTAGTCTCTGATTTTGAGACAGGTTCGGCAATTCAGAAAATAGTTTTGAGGAAAAATCTTAGGGTTGTTGccctttttaaatttgaaattgtagttAGTGAACTATTCATCAGAGAGAAAACCCGGTTAACTGGTAAGATAATATAGCGTTCTCAGTTTGAACTTGAGCATTCTGTTTGGCACACTTTCTTTGCGAAAGATAAAGTTGGCGAGCTTTCACAGTTATTGGTCCAAATTTTCTCCACTTCATTTGCTGGAACCTGATTAAAAAGCAGTGCCCTTTTGCCTTTTGTGAAGAGGGCTCTCGTAAATTTCAGGGAAAGTACTTGCATTGTTTTTGGGTGAACCTAGGTAGTTGTTAGTGACTGAAGGTTCAGTAAATGATGCCACATCCGTTTTTCGGTCTCTCCATATGCCATTTTGCTCAATTAATTTTGTTGCTCTGTTTGTTCTGAATTTCTCTGTTAGCTAGTCCTTGTAATTATACATCTTTTGCAATTGAGGCCTGACTAGTGTTGAGCTTCAATGAAATTTATGTTTCAAACTGGTTATtggtatttttaatatttataatgtattttctctgtttcatcaataaaaaaatgtatttgctTTGTGTTATGGTGTTAAACTGAATTTTGCATGTTTTTTTATAGAACACTCGGGAGACAGCACATGCCATCAGAAAGTTGCCATTGGGAAAGGCAAAGAGATATTTAGAGGATGTTCTGGTCCACAAACAGGCAATCCCCTTCCGACGTTTCTGTCGCGGTGTTGGAAGGACTGCTCAGGCAAAGAACAGGCATTCAAATGGACAAGGGCGCTGGCCTGTGAAGTCTGCCAAGTTCATCCTAGATTTGCTCAAGAATGCTGAGAGTAATGCTGAAGTATGTGACTTCTGCCTGTACCATATTTTCATTGTCGATTTCAtcattaatttttaactaataacTGTCACTTAAAATCTTCCAGGTTAAGGGTTTGGATGTCGATTCTCTATTCGTATCTCACATCCAGGTGAACCAAGCACAAAAGCAAAGGCGGCGTACCTACCGTGCTCATGGAAGAATTAATCGTATGTTCTGAGGACTTGTAATGCTATATTTGGTTTTTCTAGATTTGTTATGATTATtgaccgatcaaaaaaaaaaagatttgttatGATTAatggttttatattttattatgccTTGGCAGCCTATATGTCATCCCCCTGCCATATTGAGTTGATTTTGTCTGAGAAGGAGGAACCCGTGAAGAAAGAGGTAATTCATTGTTATTGCATTGAGTAAATTGTTGAAAAAGGAGGAATGTGCTGGAGGGAAATTGTGTCCTGTTTTTTGGTTATGGTTTGTTTCTTAATTACCATTGTTGATTTTGCAGCCAGAGACACAATTAGCAACTAGCAAATCAAAGAAAAGTCAAGCTCTGCGCAGTGGTGCTTCTTCTTGAATGGCAGTTTAGGACTAACAATTGAATGAGTGCCACAAATTTCATGCTGCTGCACTTTCGCCTTTTGATGAGAATTGTTTTTCgttttactacttttttttttcatatagaatGAATTGGTGATTACGACGGACTTCGTCTTCAAATTATTTCTAGTTCAAACTTCATTGAAAGTGGGATTTTTTTCAGAGATTTGTGGTTGGAAAGCCTATGAATGCAATAGTTTTatagggcttttttttttttttttttttttaaaaagggcaATAAAAGTCCAGTTTTACATATCTGACCTCAAGCCTGTCTACTGCCCGCCACCTCCCTTGCATGGCACTGGCCAATTCTGGCCGCCATGGTGGACGACCAGGCGAAGACGATGGGGCGTCTCCTGTCTTCCCTTGCCTCTATCCATGGCAAGAACACCCAACCAACGTCCTGCTTGTTAGGGGTGAAAGCAGGAAAATCAAACAACCAGTCTGAACCAGACTGATCGGTTCAGTTTTTAATCGGTCTGTTTTGAAACTGgtttctatattttaaaaatcggTTTTAATTCTTAACTTTTTGAGAGACcgatttataaattatatattaattaatttttaatattatataaaatattatatatataatcttttttatataatatatatttatgtatgaaataattttatattataatttataatataaaattttaatcttaaatatgaacatttgtttgatcatatattattaatataaaatatatattaattacattttatgatTTGATAAATTCTCAAGGTATTCttcttaataaatatataatacattaataatactaatatatattagtatataaattatattttgttttaattaattagtatatattagaatattatatttttttatgatattagtacttgattaaaactgaaaaattaatCGAACCAAACCGCTTACACTTTACTGCCTGCTCATCTTAAACCAACAACAACGATGGAGACATCGGCAATTGCAGGGTCGTAGTGGGAGTTACTAGAGACTCACCAACGGTGAGCAACAACACATTGAAAGAGAGTTGGTGCACCACCAACCCCCTGTGTGTATGGTAGAACTGTAGGCACACCCCGACAGGAGACGAGCA contains:
- the LOC122309081 gene encoding 60S ribosomal protein L17-2, coding for MVKYSREPDNPTKSCKARGSDLRVHFKNTRETAHAIRKLPLGKAKRYLEDVLVHKQAIPFRRFCRGVGRTAQAKNRHSNGQGRWPVKSAKFILDLLKNAESNAEVKGLDVDSLFVSHIQVNQAQKQRRRTYRAHGRINPYMSSPCHIELILSEKEEPVKKEPETQLATSKSKKSQALRSGASS